The sequence ATAAGCTTATCAGGATTCTTAAGATTTACCTTCGGCTTACGACCGTATATCTTCTCCAGGAGGTCGTAGAAGTACCCGCCGACCTCTCTTTCCACAGCCTGGCTGGACACCTTATCCTTCATCCCGCGCCTCTCTACACGGAATCCAAAGGTGTCACCAGGATCAAATTCATCTATATATCGCTCTATTCTCCTCTTCAATGTCTCTATTAAATTATCGGGAGAGACAAAGAACGTATCGTCAATGGGTATCACCCTGCTCAGATGTGCATACTTCTTGCCCTCTGCATCCTCCAGGAACTCCACTATGTCATTCACGTTCCCTATCAATACATCTCTGAATCCAGAGGGTTCAAAATCGCCATCCTCGCTCAGTTCCTCCAGTAACTCCTTCTCCATGTTCCTCTCCGCCACCACCAATACGTTCCAATTCTCCATCATCTCACATCCATAGATTTTTAATCATTGAAATAAAATAAATTTTGTCTTGTGTTTTGTGTCTTGTCTCAATGAACAGAGCAGAACGAGCAAGGGACTATGAAGCTTATGTTGAGCTGTGCAGTGTGGTACAGGAGATGGACGATTTTGTAGATGCGATAGTTGTGGAGGGAGTGCGAGATAAGGAAGCACTGGAGGAGCTGGGTGTGACGAAGGAGATAGCGATGTATTCAGTAGGATTCAGCTATGCGGGTTTCGTGGACTACTTGATGAGCAGGTACAGGCGCGTTACGATACTCACGGACTATGACAGAGCGGGAAAGAAGCTGAACAAGCGATTAACGGCAAGTCTGGAGCGCGAGGGTGTGAAAGTGGAGAACCGGTACAGAGATAGGATAGGCAAGATATTGTGCGTTCGGGGTATCAGGAATATAGAATCAATAACATCACTGACGAAGAGGTTTTAGTTTGTCCAGCATGTCTCTCAGCTCATGGACGCTGAATTGTCCGGGAGCTACAGCCTCGTCTTCTATAAACCCATAAGTCAGGACTGAGCCATATAAAGGTGCTATTACACGCAAATGCCTTCCCCAGTCCCCCATTCCGATAGTAATCAATAGCTGACCATGACCATCGCTCGACACCTGATGTGTTAATTGAAGCAGGTTTAAAGTATCATATGGTGTTCCTGGTGTGACAGCGATCTTTGCAATGCTCCCGCCTGCGTTATACATGGCATCAATAAGCTCCAGGATCTCGGCAGGGGCGGGCATACCGGAGAAATCGTGGAACGATAGAATAACAGGGATATGGTGCTTCTTTGCTTCCTCTATTATCTCGTCTCTGCCATCTGCAAGAAACTCGATGTCAACGGCATCCACCATCTCAGTAGCCATTATACTGCGAAGAATCTCAATCCGTTCATCTTCGGTGCCTGTGAAAGAACCGCCCTCTTC comes from Methanophagales archaeon and encodes:
- a CDS encoding THUMP domain-containing protein; the protein is MMENWNVLVVAERNMEKELLEELSEDGDFEPSGFRDVLIGNVNDIVEFLEDAEGKKYAHLSRVIPIDDTFFVSPDNLIETLKRRIERYIDEFDPGDTFGFRVERRGMKDKVSSQAVEREVGGYFYDLLEKIYGRKPKVNLKNPDKLIAIEIVGNRCGFGFITKEMRNKYRVIRIK
- a CDS encoding toprim domain-containing protein; the protein is MNRAERARDYEAYVELCSVVQEMDDFVDAIVVEGVRDKEALEELGVTKEIAMYSVGFSYAGFVDYLMSRYRRVTILTDYDRAGKKLNKRLTASLEREGVKVENRYRDRIGKILCVRGIRNIESITSLTKRF
- the aroD gene encoding type I 3-dehydroquinate dehydratase; its protein translation is MLKKIGNVELGYPHAPVIAAVLKRLSIDAAARAEASGAAIIELRIDLLEPEERSIEKVKEFLTSLNMSVIITNRRREEGGSFTGTEDERIEILRSIMATEMVDAVDIEFLADGRDEIIEEAKKHHIPVILSFHDFSGMPAPAEILELIDAMYNAGGSIAKIAVTPGTPYDTLNLLQLTHQVSSDGHGQLLITIGMGDWGRHLRVIAPLYGSVLTYGFIEDEAVAPGQFSVHELRDMLDKLKPLRQ